The Macadamia integrifolia cultivar HAES 741 chromosome 3, SCU_Mint_v3, whole genome shotgun sequence genome segment ggagtgtcctgtctttttacaaaaactacatttgatgtaggaggtggatggttggtttctttggtcaccccttcttggattcccatttctagatggattttgtccatcataacctagtccttctctttcatttggactcttcctttgagaacctagaaggttgttaaggttcttttgcccctgggtaaaggtgcagagggtggagttcaacttaaagttttcttcctccagttcacttacctttgaggttagtacctccactctcttatttagtgtttcaacctctttttcaagtttacttttatcagactctaattttatactttcttcatataggGCCtcaaaggcttcttgaagttcttcattagagtcccttactaaaagttcaggttgaatttcacatacctcttgttcttcatctctgatggccatcaaggcgaggttggtgacttcttctccaaattcacttttctcttcttcatcacttgagtcccatgtagctgcataggcctttctttttgatttatttgggcattcagttctgaaatgtccaggatttctgcactcaaaacaaactatgtctttagtaggaatttccttgggtttaatttttgttttacctttttccccataggatttgtcaccgtaggatttgttcttgtgttggaatcttcctttctgtttgaggaatttgttgaatttcctcgtgatgagtgaaatttccttttccatgtcgaattcttcatcttcttcatcatcacttacttcttcgataggttgagttgattttagcgctatggttctccttttctcagaatttggtttgtcggcattcagctctacttcatgcgtttggagagatccaagcaagtagtccaaggagattttcgtcaaatctttggcttcttctattgctgttttcttgggtctccaagctgcaggtaaggctcttaagatttttctgactttttcagcgttagtataagtcttgcctaaacctttaagattattcacaatatcagtaaatctagtgaacatagaagttattgacacattttctttcatagagaatgactcgtaatcagagacaagttgatctacctttctttcttttacctctgctgtaccttcgtgtgtgacaagaagcatatcccaaatttctttcgctgtgtcacatgcaatgactcggttgaactcttgttcattgagggcacattgaaggtACGTAATAgcacggaagttgtactggatgaggatgatgtcttcagccgtccattctccttcatccttcggtactgtctttccatcaactatcttggtgatgatgtatggtccattctctatggctctccatacaagaatgttgtaaccacacacaaaattcttgaatctgcacttccagaaagaaaagttttctccattaaagtacgggggtctcgaggcgttcatgccttctggtggtccttggaatgtggccatggtctttgactcactattaagacgatatagtcttaaataaattgagctcccgctctgataccaattgaaataacctagagggggggtgaataggttatactagtggaatttaactcttttcgatgtatagatcacaagtgtgattgtaatttaaaaatgatgctgaataaataaaataagaacaaccacaacacaagatttatagtggttcgactcaattcgagtctagtccactccctacaggaatcctcttgtaaggtattccactagttctccctttcagtacggtaggtagggaagaaaacctttacaatctttttcacggataagagtatccttacaaatctcctttacaggcagagaggcacctttacaatctcctttaaggtagagaggcaccttacaatctcctttaaggtagagaggcaccttacactctttttaggataagaggatccttacaatctcttaaggatgagagagtccttacacaagcctaagtacagtctagactttatgtaaaatagaaaatggagaagtggaataaaagagaattacctccggtgtggtgcaaatgaaatatgcaatgatgatagaatgaatgcaccttttgaagtcttctttatgcttgtaatgtaaatgccaagatgtagatgaagacttgtagatggtcttgagttcctcttgaatgtaaaatgaagaacttgaactcaagggatggtgtagaccaattctcacttctaatgctcaaataatgcttctctaaagttgggatttattgtCAATTGATGAGtggtattagaggtatttatagatgagcttaggagagcattttaggtagtaaatctcactcaaacggtcatattctgggtccaccggtcgacctccatcggtagccgatcgaccgctaagagccgttgaggcaaaatatagccgttggggcacttccaggcagtcaccggtcgaccgggacttttatccggtcgaccgcctatggtctcggacatgtccgatcgaccggggcttccagccggtcgaccgccaacatgacatgctctgttttgacagactgctgtcatactgaccagtcatcagtgtcttgaccataacttttcggtccgacttcagaatgatctgagatcagttgcgttagaatcacaactcaatttcctacaacttctattaaggattcatctcctaattctgattttaagattccctaaaatacccttgatcaggttactgtgtgttccacaccacttagaaacTTTCCATACCTAGTCAAGACATGCTCTAtagtcattctaatatgatgcaatgcacatgcatgaggtgagtgcatataagtaggtagacattacaaattacattgtaaataacttaatctatcctagtgatcttcttcttcacttgaatcttccattctttggcccttcatcttctttccttcttgtttgttgtttcatgtctttaagcttagcttcatgtcttgattcgacctttgaTCTTCTAAGGATTTCTTCAAGCTTAATCACAttatcaatcaagttaaagatgtatgtttgcttgttaacaccaaaacatggcaaggagtgtggacatgtttcccaacatgTTGGCCCATAATGGGACAACCACTGCTCTCAATGTCAGCCAAGTCCAAGCACTGGGACCTTCAGTTGCTTCCAATTTAAGGGTGTTAAATTACCATCAATGAGTTCTGTTAATGAACTCCACcactttatatattttctttcttattgtttAATCTGTTAATGAAACAAGTATACAACTAGTATCAGAGGATGAGTATTAAGAAAATTTGATCATCCTCCAACTCCACCACAAGTGAGATCAAATCTAAACTACGCATATTCACACAAAATATCTACTAAATATGGTATAAATTTTAGAGATCTAACAAATGTTTGAGCAAAATAGATATATAAAGAATAAAAtgaacaaattttaaaataataataataatagattgATGAAGTAGTCATAGATCTTATTTAGCTTGGACTTATTAACTCaattgaagattttctgatgttgactaattagaataaatcaaacatcaatgggattttttttttaattttaagaatttaatagagatgatgatcATAAGGATAATAACAAACACCTTTATAATGATATATTAGTAAAAGCCCTAATTGTGTTGAAATaagtaaaacaaattaaaatcataaaatggcctaaaatattttccaaaaatcaAGGACTGAACAATAAGAAAACCCATCTCCATGTTAATAACTTAGATAATCAATGTACATATAATATTAAAACAAAACGAAAACCCTAATGTTTGTGTGTATAAATATGATTTGTTCGAAAAAGATAAGcaaaagagggaggggggaaGTAGAATAtaacatacatttcaataaagTCAACCCTAGTTCTTTTTCTTATCGTAATTTAGTAGTATCAACTAATCCTTCAATCCTCTTCTCCTCTAGGACTTTAGAACTTGTGTAtatattgtgaaaaaaaaaaagggtaaaatgatatttttggtaagattgagttttcctttaacTCTGTTGAATGGAAATCCAATCATTGCAACGGATATAAATATGCATGAGAAGTATCAGGAGGGAATTTTAAGGAacatactaaaaccctataggggTTTGTGATCCTAAGATAGAGTGATGAACATTCCAGCTgagtggaggaaaactttctccttttgATAATTCCAATAATTATTGAGGGCAAATTTTCTAAATATGCCATCTAGAGATGTATCACTTGACTCATACTTTAGGACCtttaattaagaaaagaaaaaaaagtataagATCAGCCAAACTGGGTTTTACCTTACAAATAAATCACTTCATATTTGTTTTAAATAAGAGAAGGTCCCCACATTTCCAGTGTGGGAAATCTCTCACACCACACCAATGGTGCCATGTGGAATGGTATCATTCACATGGGATCCATATGgtttgaagagaagaaaaaataataaaaaaactaatTGACAAGGGGCACGATATATTGGTTGCTTGGAATACTTTtcctacaaatatatatatttgagagGGAGCATGGTATATTGGTCGTGTGGAAAACTTTTCTCTCTTATTAATGtaaaccaaggaaaaatataGGTATCACAAAATTATCCAAAATGACTAGAAAAAGTAATTAAAATTACAAAGtatgccattttttattttatattcataaCCATTTATTGGCATATGGTAATTTTAGTGATACTTCGAATAAGATTTTGAGTTGCATTCGTTGTTTAATATGGACTAAAATTTAGCCATTGCGTTGTATAAGGGTCCtcattttgggggggggggtaagtATGTGGTTCCTCTTTTAACTAACCCTTGTATTGTTAAGTGGCAAATAGTAAAGCGTTATACTTTACTTGTCATAGTGATGCCTAGGAGGATCAATTAAAAGAAAGGTAATTTATAGAGTGATGCCTAAGAGGACCAATTAAAAGAAGGATAATTTATAGCGTCACACCCTAAAGAATGCCATTTTTAGAGAGATACCTCCTGTATAATACTAAATTATACATAGACCCCTTACCGTTAGTTACTGTTACGAATCTAAATACAAAAATGCCCTTGCCAAAAGGTGAAGTACCTAACAATAAGTCCCCAaccacaaaaggaaaaaatcccATCCTCAAATCGATAACCCCAAAACCACCGGCGCCTCCTCCGCCACTGTTATTTAACAACGCAACGCCGTCTTCACCGACAGGCCTGAACCAACTATGAATTGATCCATTAGTTCCCTCTCCACAGTACAAAATCTGGTCAGTATCTCTTCGGTGACTCCCAACTGAGTATTCATAGTTCTCGGTGGAGTTGCGAGAGAGTGAGCAGCTTGGGTTGCGAGAGAACGGGAGAGTAAGAATAGGAGAGCGAAGCAGCCGTGAAGTCGTCAGAGCTCGGATTGCGTGTATAGACAGTATAGTTGTTCGATGGAGCCAATGATTGAGTGCTTCTGGCTAGTTTGGGAGGAGCAGGAGGATTTGCATTCAGTGAAGATGTGAGCGACAAGGACACATCTGGAagtgcaaaagagagattaagtctccaccttcaccttcttctccctcttctctctttcgaTTTCTTTGTTGAGCTCTCGCTTCGTTCCTACATCTGTAGCCCTAACCGTAGCTGCAGAATTCTCGCTCTACCAATCTTTCCTCTTCGTTCGGATTCTCCGAAATGACTTCCTTCCCATTGTTATACCTGTCCTTGTCCAACGCTCTTAATAGACTCTTccctgaaatattttttttttcttggaaaccATTTTGGTATTATCGCAGAGATAGCTCAGGGTAAGCTCCTGTGATCCCAGATTCCCAATTCTTTTGAAAGGAACCAATCAATACCCAACTCTGATTCGTGCAGAAAATCGCTGCTACCCTTTTTAAAATAGCCAATTTTCCCATCTGGGCTCTCTCGATTTTGCACGAAAACGTGTTTTCTGATCTTATTTGTTGTAGAGCCTTCAGTTGCGTGAACAAAACCATTCGAGAGATCGGTATCCGAAAACATGGTTGGTCAGAGCGAGAGAGTCACAAGCAGCTCTCTCCTCCCCCTaaagaacaaagagagagagagagagagagagagagagagagagagagagagagagagagagagaatttgttgGAGTAGGTTCCCCTTTCGTCCAGTTCTTCTACTACTCTTTCAACTTCAAAAATAGACCCTGTTTCGTTTTGAGCTAATCTTTTCTCACCTCTCCATTGCTTGCCTGCAAGAGATTCCTGCAACGGGAGAAGGTGGGTGGAGGTACGGTTGATGAGAAAACATGTGTTTCAGTCAatagggtaaaatagtcattttaatTTCTCACTTAACCGTGACTGGCGGTAGgaggtctgagtataatttgaaaaaatataagGGTGCTCCTacaatactggcattctccagaggatggcattgtaaattacccttaaaagaaaggggaaagaatCACTACACCTCTTAGGAATCATAAATTAGACaggaaattgaagaaataaaaaaagtatatataaaaAGGGCACATGCTTCCTCTGTACCTTTAATTATGTAATACAGTTTCATTGTTTGGAACTATATCCTACCATGTTGCAACTTAGTTGGTgggcaaaaatcaaaatttgtgaTGGCAGAGGTAATCCATGTAATATTCCATTAACTGACAGTTATCAAAGTAAACaggattcaattttaaaattgaaaaagttCGTGAAAATCCGATTCAATTTCTAAGTTCTAAAATAACACATCGTGAAAATAGGGTTTGCACATTTAGTTCTATAGTAATTTAAAAAACTTGcaccttttattttatattttagaatTTTACAGGAAGCGGTGGTTCAATTGTATCacttgaaaaatatgaaaagcaAATTTTTATCGTTGGTTTTTATGAGAACCAATCTCTACTCAGGGCAAACTAGCATAAATCATtgtgaagatgaaaaaaaatgaaagtactATAAGATCCTTACCTTCTCCATTATAATAGTTGGACacacaattttattttattttattattattattatttttaatcaaGGTGTCCAAGTTAGCTTACGcgcacctcaactaatcctcgGCACACAAGTTTAATTGTAGAcataaaaacaagtgaaaaagaATGATGCTCTCTACGCCATGACACAGGGAATATAAAAAGACCTCCCTACCCCCATGTGGTCGATGCCTTTGCCTATCTTTCCATTGGCTCACGTGCTGGCACAATAGCCATGCAACCAACAATCATTGTATTGCCCTAAAAACAATTTGTTCATgctaaaatggccaaaataccATTTGGTCATTGAAGGCTCTCAcgactaagggtgtcaatcagttttattttttttatccagtTCAATATTGGATACAAAAGAcagaagcaaaaacaaagaatagaaacacgttttcaaaatcaaaactggCCAACTTGGTTTCGATTCGATTTCAGTTTTTACTCAGTTTCATATTCAGCTTAGGTAATATTTTAGGGTACATGGGCCAAGTTTTTACATCATCACCAgtaaatataatcatacatggTTTCTTATTCGGTTCAAAAATAGGTAATCCAACAGTTTCATTTATGAAACCGAAACAGAAAAAGATTTTaacttttgaaaccaaaatcgatcaGTTGAAAATTGGATTAGGGTTATTAGATCGCTACAAGTAGGAAGGAATTGATGGGATTGCCAAATGAAGTGAGAAACGATAAGTAAAGGAACAGGAAGTCATAAATCTATTCAAATGGGAAATTGGAAGAGAACCCCAAATAAGGGAAAGAGATATCTGTCAATGAGAAAATAGGATTTAAGAAGTAACCCAgaagggtctctctctctctctctctctctctctctctcatttcgaGTTTGGACTTTATCAGCAACGACACGGAAATGGAGATATCGATTAGCCATTTGGCCTTCAAAACATGTTCTAAGTACTGATTTAGTGCCTTGTATTCTCTTTGAAGACATGTTCTTAGAATCTCTCTTCGTATGAGCATGGTtcatgtttaccaaaaaaatgaaaatcattccGGAGTAGCATGCACTCCAGCTATTGGATACTCACTGTCGTTCACTGCCTCACCGCAGAGGATCTGGGCACTTGAGAAAAATGCCCCGGTTTTCTTTTCTCAGCTGCTGCCATCTAGCTGTTGCAGCATAATGAGAAGTCATTGGAGATTTCAAGATCCACTGAAAACAgaagtgtcatttcatagccCCACTGAAAACAAGAGTCAAGGttatatttccctttttataaCTACTCAATTGGGACATAgctataagaagatgaaatATGGTGACAAATTTTAAATATATTGAGTCTTTATTATTGATTCCCAAAGAGCCCCTCATGCTCAACATCTCTCTGAAtaataactcaaatcaaaatgAGAAAGGCAAACACATAGACATGTTAATGGAGTGAGCGTTCCAAGCTGATAACATCCTGATGTCAATAGGCACCCGCTTGATCTCCTGTTTCTCTATATCAACAACGTAGTATTCCAGTTTACTTACCCATTTCTTATGATGTTTAGAAAGCAAGAATTTCCCATTGTAAAGGCTCCCAATGTAGTAGAGATCATCCGAGGACACAACTGGGTAGCATCTTATAGTAGCCAAGCTAACACTGAATATTCTTTCCCATGTACCATCAGAAATATTCTTCAATTTCCATATCTCTAGCTGAATTTGGCAGCTTACTTCATACTCAATCAAGGAAAGACAGCCCCCGATTTCAAGAAGATCAAAAGCACAAGGACGCTGTGGACTATACATGTTAGGCACAGGAGTTACAAGAAACTTCTCATTGTTCAAGTCCATAGAGATTATCTTGGTAGAATACCCAGTGAAGACGTCTCCATGCCAATGAAGAAAGCCATTAATAGAAATTGAATACCCTGGAATAATACTTCCATCAAGAGTTTCATCAATTGGTCTCCATGTAGTAGAACCTTGGTTCAGTACTTCACACCTGATAATGTTGTTTCCAATTGTCCTTCCAAAACACACcaccttgtacattttagttgTAGGATTAAGCCCAATCCCATAATAGTTGAGATATTCATCACTTACTGACAAGGGACTATGAGGAAGCCAAAGGGTTTTCTGGGTAGCAAGGTTCAAAACTGAGAGGTAAGGTTTTTCCACTTTCGGTTTTATTAATGCGAACTCATTACATGAACTGACAAACTTCTTAGTGAACTGAAGACGAGTTGATTCTATTTTTGAAAGATAACCACCTCTCATTGTAACATGATAAGTCTCATAAAATCTCAATGATGGTTCTTGTAGGAGCAAGAAGAATCCTTGATTAAGGTAGTAAGCTCTAATGAAATCAGGGTTGGAAATCATACCAAACCAATCCTTGCATACTAGAGATGCAATGTGAAGGGAGGCTATTGGTAGCCAAAGGAAGACATTACTGAAAATTTCCGGTGCGAAGTAAGTTGATGTTATCTCTGTATCCTTATCCTTGGAAGGTTCAATTGAACTCTTTTGCTTCTTCGACTTGTCAGCTTTGTCCATGTCTAATAATTACTTCCTCTGCAATAAAAACATGGTGCAAGAACTCCACAATGAACTCATGAAAAAAGCTAAACAATATATTGTTAAACTAAAGAGGATTGCTTGAGAAGCCTATATTATATAATACACAATGCTGTCTAACATGCAAGGACCATAGCAGATGATAAAACTCACAGCATAGAAGATGACTATTGATGGTGCTTTAGTCTTTAGGCAATATCATCACGAGTCAGAGATCATGTGGAACAAAAATCAGATTCAACATGCAATTGTGAAGTTTGGAAAGTGCTTAACTTCAAAAGGTTGTATACTATGGGGATAGAAATCAGTGGAGAGTGAATCCTCTTTTTTAGAGTTCCATGGTTAAATAAAAATTGTGtctaattattaaaataaaataccaaaatcTAATACATTGTGGGCCATACATTTGTGATGAAGATGAAACTCGAAAAGTGGTTAATCAAAGTGATTACaacttttctaccaaaaaaaaaaaaaaaagtgattacaACTTCCATCCAATGGATGATTTATCTAGAAGAACATTCTACACGGCATAAaaaggatggagcaaaaaggatataaaaaaaaacaagtataCAACATATATCAGATGTTGATTGATAAAGAGAATAATCAACCTCTAATTCCACCTCATGTGATCCAATGTAAGCACATGAAATATCTGCTAAATTTGATACAAATCTTACAGATCTAACAAACATGAGCAACggatacagaaaaaaaaaaaacaaatctatGATAAAAAATTCATAGATTGCTGAGGTATTCATAAATCTCACTAAGCTCGGGCTTAACATAATTGAAGATTTTCTAGTGTTGACTAATTAGAATAAATCAATTGTCCAATATCCAAACGACAAtacaatttttcaaaattttaggaATTTTATGGAAATGAATATCATAGAGTAATAATAGACGCCTTTATAATAATATCTCAGTAAAATGCTAATTACGTTGGATGAAGAAAGGTAAACTACAATCGCAATTCAgcctaaaaaatttcaaagaaatcaatgatTGAACGATTTGAAAACCATCTCCAAGGTTAGTAACTTAGATAATCGATGTGTATATAACATTAGCAACTAAACCCTAATGTCAGTGTGTGACTAAGAGAATATAAATTCAGCATATTTTTTCATGCGATTTGTTCCAAGAGGATAAACAATAGGAGGAAGTTATAGAATATAACATTACCCTTCAATAAACTCAATCCTCgtcccttttcttctttacaaTCAAGCAGTACCAACTAACCCTTCAATCCTCTTCTGTAACTCCTCTAGGACTTTAGAACTTATGTATACATATTGTAGAGAATAGGTTAAGATGATATTTTTGGTAGGACAAAATTTCCCTTTAGCCACGG includes the following:
- the LOC122072796 gene encoding uncharacterized protein LOC122072796; protein product: MDKADKSKKQKSSIEPSKDKDTEITSTYFAPEIFSNVFLWLPIASLHIASLVCKDWFGMISNPDFIRAYYLNQGFFLLLQEPSLRFYETYHVTMRGGYLSKIESTRLQFTKKFVSSCNEFALIKPKVEKPYLSVLNLATQKTLWLPHSPLSVSDEYLNYYGIGLNPTTKMYKVVCFGRTIGNNIIRCEVLNQGSTTWRPIDETLDGSIIPGYSISINGFLHWHGDVFTGYSTKIISMDLNNEKFLVTPVPNMYSPQRPCAFDLLEIGGCLSLIEYEVSCQIQLEIWKLKNISDGTWERIFSVSLATIRCYPVVSSDDLYYIGSLYNGKFLLSKHHKKWVSKLEYYVVDIEKQEIKRVPIDIRMLSAWNAHSINMSMCLPFSF